The Oscillatoria acuminata PCC 6304 genomic interval CATCATATCTATGCAAAAGAGGGGGTTACGGTCATTCTCTCAATTCCAGTCCATAGCGATCGAGATTTACCTACTGGAACTTTAAGAGGCATTCTTAAAGATGCTGGGATGACAGAGGACGACTTGCAATAAACCTCGATCGCGGCAAGAAACCGGGTTTCTGCGCTAGATTTGGGTGAGGAAGCAGAGATTTTGCTAGAAACCCGGTTTCTGAGGGTTTCTGGGATGTGGGTGAGGGGTCAGTGAAGATTTAGGCGTATAGCAATTGATTCTTAATCTCACTGGCAGTCAGTGTATTGACTAAAATGCCAACTCGCCGTGCCACTTCATAAGCATTTTTTTGAGGAACTATAATAATGCCCCCATGTTCTTTGCCCTCCGCCATATACTGAAGATGTAATTGCTCAAAATCAACCCGATTATGAGTCAGGATACACCGACCCCCACCACTGGCAAATTCCAGTTGCTCGTTGTCAGTCCTGCCGATCGCCCCTTGTTCGGGAACCGTAGTGATATCCAAACCCCGTGCTTTCAACAAGTGTGGCAACTAAAGCCGACATATCCTCATCAGTATAAAGTGTTGCAGTAGAGGTCATAATGTACTTAAAACCGACTTAA includes:
- a CDS encoding DUF5615 family PIN-like protein, which encodes MPHLLKARGLDITTVPEQGAIGRTDNEQLEFASGGGRCILTHNRVDFEQLHLQYMAEGKEHGGIIIVPQKNAYEVARRVGILVNTLTASEIKNQLLYA
- a CDS encoding type II toxin-antitoxin system HicA family toxin, with amino-acid sequence MTGSHHIYAKEGVTVILSIPVHSDRDLPTGTLRGILKDAGMTEDDLQ